In the genome of Bradyrhizobium arachidis, one region contains:
- a CDS encoding AraC family transcriptional regulator produces the protein MPFFRLNDDQFLPDDLGDFDPEAVPRAIAAFGGRMVTKGMELAMHTHRKDELVLTLRGIVRLEAGHGVWIVPPRCAVWIPGDVPHSVSVAGDVEMHCLFIEPDAAPTLPRQCCALSISPLLASLLVHATHMPVMYDVDGADGRIATVLLDQLAAAPIEELRFPMPADARLRRIASAMMEDPSDRATIDDWGRRIAVAPRTLTRILQRETGMSFGRWRQQLHILIALQRLDQGASVQTVALDLGYEGASAFVTMFRKALGKPPARYLAERRISAH, from the coding sequence ATGCCCTTCTTCCGGCTCAACGACGACCAATTCCTCCCCGATGATCTCGGGGACTTCGACCCCGAAGCCGTGCCGCGCGCCATCGCCGCCTTCGGTGGCCGCATGGTCACCAAGGGCATGGAGCTCGCGATGCACACGCATCGCAAGGACGAGCTTGTCCTCACCTTGCGCGGCATCGTCAGGCTGGAGGCCGGACATGGCGTCTGGATCGTACCGCCGCGTTGCGCGGTATGGATTCCCGGCGATGTCCCGCACAGCGTGAGCGTCGCCGGCGATGTCGAGATGCATTGCCTCTTCATCGAACCGGATGCGGCGCCGACACTGCCGCGGCAATGCTGCGCGCTGTCGATCTCCCCGTTGCTGGCAAGCCTGCTGGTCCATGCCACCCACATGCCTGTCATGTACGACGTCGACGGCGCCGACGGTCGGATCGCCACGGTGCTGCTCGACCAGCTCGCTGCCGCTCCGATCGAGGAGCTGCGCTTCCCGATGCCTGCGGATGCCAGGCTGCGCCGGATCGCGAGCGCGATGATGGAAGACCCTTCCGACCGCGCGACGATCGACGATTGGGGGCGGCGCATTGCCGTCGCGCCACGCACCCTCACCCGCATCCTGCAACGCGAGACCGGGATGAGCTTTGGCCGCTGGCGCCAGCAGCTCCACATCCTCATCGCGCTTCAGCGCCTCGATCAGGGTGCTTCGGTGCAAACAGTGGCACTCGATCTCGGCTATGAGGGCGCGAGCGCCTTCGTCACCATGTTCCGCAAGGCGCTGGGCAAGCCGCCGGCGCGCTATCTCGCCGAACGGCGCATCAGCGCACACTGA
- a CDS encoding LysR family transcriptional regulator, whose protein sequence is MQYFLCLAEEKNVTRAARQLNIVQPALSMQIAKLEAELGQKLFDRSVQGMTLTSAGEALVRLTAPIVRDAEHARQEMAQLGGRISGRVSVGLITSVAQSTMASASAAVASRYPEITLSVCEGYTETLIDWVNTGQLDFALINVPRRKTPLAAHHVMDEEMVFACRKDSPIQPPIRLRFDHIANFDLVLPSKRHGLRLILDEHAAAIGIDLRPRLELDTLPALCDVIATTDFATVLPTIALRQSLAGGTIRAHRFDAQRIVRSIAWVHHPRRAVSVAAKAVLDVISHDLAEAAAVAREFVEPSSSGTGSSSSRKDRRKPRRRAG, encoded by the coding sequence ATGCAATATTTCCTGTGCCTCGCCGAGGAAAAGAACGTCACCCGGGCCGCGCGCCAGCTTAACATCGTTCAGCCGGCGCTGAGCATGCAGATCGCCAAGCTGGAGGCAGAGCTCGGCCAAAAGCTGTTCGACCGCAGCGTCCAGGGCATGACGCTGACCAGCGCCGGCGAGGCCTTGGTGCGGCTGACGGCGCCGATCGTGCGCGATGCCGAACATGCCCGCCAGGAGATGGCGCAGCTCGGCGGACGCATCTCGGGCCGTGTTTCCGTCGGCCTCATCACCTCGGTCGCGCAAAGCACCATGGCGAGCGCGTCGGCAGCTGTCGCAAGCCGCTATCCCGAGATCACGCTGTCGGTCTGCGAGGGCTACACCGAGACGCTGATCGACTGGGTCAACACCGGCCAGCTCGATTTCGCGCTGATCAACGTGCCGCGCCGGAAGACGCCGCTGGCCGCGCATCACGTCATGGACGAGGAGATGGTGTTCGCCTGCCGCAAGGACAGCCCGATCCAGCCGCCGATAAGACTGCGCTTCGATCACATCGCCAATTTCGATCTCGTGCTGCCTTCCAAGCGCCACGGCCTGCGGCTGATCCTGGACGAGCATGCCGCCGCAATCGGCATCGACCTGCGGCCGCGGCTCGAGCTCGATACCCTGCCCGCGCTCTGCGACGTGATCGCAACCACCGATTTCGCGACGGTGCTGCCGACCATCGCGCTCCGGCAATCGCTGGCGGGCGGGACCATCCGCGCGCACCGCTTCGACGCGCAGCGGATCGTGCGCTCGATTGCCTGGGTGCATCACCCGCGACGCGCGGTGTCGGTCGCCGCCAAGGCCGTGCTCGATGTCATCAGCCACGATCTCGCGGAGGCCGCCGCCGTGGCGCGCGAGTTCGTGGAGCCTTCCTCCAGTGGCACAGGCTCGTCCTCCTCCCGCAAGGATCGCAGGAAGCCGCGGAGGCGAGCAGGTTAG
- a CDS encoding UbiX family flavin prenyltransferase produces the protein MQDATPQRMIIGISGASGVAYGVRLLQLLRNAGVETHLVMSKTAELTFAYETDLKIAEVRALANVCHAIDDMASAISSGSFRTAGMIVAPCSMRSMSEIASGVTTTLLTRAADVVLKERRRLVLMVRETPLHTGHLRTMTALSEMGAIIAPPVPAFYAKPENLEDMVEHTVGRVLDLYDIDIGVVRRWGEDEALKRRSPTLRKIVP, from the coding sequence ATGCAGGACGCCACACCCCAGCGGATGATCATCGGCATTTCCGGCGCCTCCGGCGTCGCCTATGGCGTGCGCCTGTTGCAGCTGCTGCGCAATGCCGGCGTCGAGACGCATCTGGTGATGTCGAAGACCGCCGAGCTGACCTTTGCCTACGAGACCGACCTGAAGATTGCGGAGGTGAGGGCGCTCGCCAATGTCTGCCATGCGATCGACGACATGGCCTCGGCAATTTCGAGCGGCTCGTTCCGCACCGCCGGCATGATCGTGGCGCCGTGCTCGATGCGCTCGATGTCCGAGATCGCCTCCGGCGTGACCACGACGCTGCTCACCCGCGCCGCCGACGTCGTGCTGAAGGAGCGCCGGCGCCTGGTGCTGATGGTGCGCGAGACCCCGCTGCACACCGGCCATCTCAGGACAATGACTGCGCTGTCGGAAATGGGCGCGATCATCGCGCCGCCCGTGCCGGCCTTCTACGCCAAACCCGAGAATCTCGAAGACATGGTCGAGCACACCGTCGGTCGCGTCCTCGACCTCTACGACATCGACATCGGCGTGGTGCGCCGCTGGGGCGAGGACGAGGCGCTCAAGCGCCGCTCGCCGACGCTGCGCAAGATCGTGCCCTGA
- a CDS encoding UbiD family decarboxylase: MQMETPVRTAAKAPADLRAWLATLAERGKLAIAREGIGLADELAAIAKRLERDSAVLFPRPDGHEIPVVANLFAGRDWVAESIGVTEDQLLPRFLAAASHPLPTHEVTSGPVQEVVHEDVDLLRQLPVPKHNERDSGPYITAGLLIARNPKTGVQNVSIHRCQISGKNRIGVLLLPRHTFSYYRLAEELGQALEIAIVIGAHPALMLASQAIAALDEDEMAIAGALLGSPVDVVKCRTNSVRVPAHAEIVIEGRILQGVREPEGPFGEFPQYYGPRANREVIEVDAITHRKAPIFHTIVGGGFEHLILGGVPREATLLQHLRRSFPNVLDVRLTRGGTCRYHLAIKIDKANDGEPKNIMMCAFGAHYDIKQVVVVDKDVDISSSEEIEWAVATRFQADRDLMVVSGALGSKLDPTTDNGISAKMGLDATAPVSAPELAFKRIRVKGEEDVDLATALQADPSAAIARLLAEALV; encoded by the coding sequence ATGCAAATGGAAACTCCGGTCAGAACAGCTGCGAAGGCGCCAGCCGATCTGCGCGCCTGGCTCGCCACGCTCGCCGAGCGTGGCAAGCTCGCGATCGCTCGCGAGGGCATCGGCCTCGCCGATGAGCTCGCCGCCATCGCCAAGCGGCTGGAGCGCGACAGCGCCGTGCTGTTTCCGCGTCCCGACGGGCACGAGATTCCCGTCGTCGCCAATCTCTTTGCGGGCCGCGACTGGGTCGCCGAGTCCATCGGCGTCACCGAGGATCAGTTACTGCCGCGGTTCCTCGCCGCCGCAAGCCATCCGCTGCCGACGCATGAGGTCACCAGCGGCCCGGTGCAGGAGGTTGTGCACGAAGACGTCGATCTGCTCCGCCAGCTCCCAGTGCCCAAGCACAATGAGCGCGACAGCGGCCCCTACATCACCGCCGGCCTGCTGATCGCCCGCAACCCGAAGACCGGCGTTCAGAACGTCTCGATCCACCGTTGCCAGATCTCCGGCAAGAACCGTATCGGCGTGCTGCTGTTGCCGCGGCACACGTTCTCCTATTATCGCCTCGCCGAAGAGCTGGGGCAGGCACTGGAGATTGCCATCGTCATCGGCGCGCACCCCGCGCTGATGCTCGCCTCGCAGGCGATCGCCGCGCTCGACGAGGACGAGATGGCGATTGCCGGTGCGTTGCTCGGCTCGCCCGTGGATGTCGTGAAGTGCCGCACCAATTCGGTCCGCGTGCCCGCCCATGCGGAGATCGTGATCGAGGGACGCATTCTTCAGGGCGTGCGGGAGCCGGAAGGCCCGTTCGGGGAATTCCCTCAATATTACGGTCCGCGCGCCAATCGCGAGGTGATCGAGGTCGACGCGATCACCCATCGCAAGGCGCCGATCTTCCACACCATCGTCGGCGGCGGCTTCGAGCACCTCATCCTCGGCGGCGTGCCGCGCGAGGCGACGCTGCTCCAGCACCTGCGCCGCAGCTTCCCCAATGTGCTCGACGTCCGCCTCACGCGCGGCGGCACCTGCCGCTATCACCTTGCCATCAAGATCGACAAGGCCAATGACGGCGAGCCCAAGAACATCATGATGTGCGCCTTCGGCGCGCATTACGACATCAAGCAGGTGGTCGTGGTGGACAAGGATGTCGACATCTCCTCGTCCGAGGAGATCGAATGGGCGGTGGCGACGCGCTTCCAGGCAGACCGTGACCTCATGGTCGTGTCAGGCGCGCTTGGCTCGAAGCTCGATCCGACCACCGATAACGGCATCAGCGCCAAGATGGGGCTGGACGCGACCGCGCCGGTCAGCGCGCCCGAGCTCGCCTTCAAGCGCATTCGCGTCAAGGGCGAGGAGGATGTCGATCTCGCCACCGCCTTGCAGGCCGACCCCAGCGCCGCCATCGCGCGTCTCCTTGCGGAGGCGCTGGTATGA
- a CDS encoding helix-turn-helix transcriptional regulator, translated as MSTALRIAHGAFGRVALLDMDRSLVRHAHHHCHVLLKVEGADTHFMVGDQVTPLTDTAAVLVDGWKPHAYVHDVNRPRTLIMALYIEPEWLKEFRPGWAASGAPGFFERPSGEVSPRIRQLTLLLAAEMMANPDAVRTHEQTLSDLMIAVIERFTPWRSFPTSIRGMSAVSCDWRIRRAMDAMRTQDSYGSVDQFVKGAGLSRAQFFRLFETSLGVSPKIYLNVVRMERALDAVMREDTPFGELSERFGFPEPAHFTRFFRDHAGVSPREFRNVSRLAG; from the coding sequence ATGTCGACGGCCCTGCGCATCGCTCATGGCGCTTTCGGCAGGGTCGCTCTGCTCGACATGGACCGGTCGCTGGTCCGCCACGCCCATCATCATTGCCACGTCCTGCTCAAGGTCGAGGGCGCCGACACGCATTTCATGGTCGGCGATCAGGTCACGCCGTTGACGGACACCGCCGCCGTGCTCGTCGATGGCTGGAAGCCGCATGCTTACGTGCACGACGTCAACCGTCCGCGCACGCTCATCATGGCGCTCTATATTGAGCCGGAATGGCTGAAGGAGTTCCGACCGGGGTGGGCCGCCAGCGGCGCGCCGGGCTTTTTCGAGCGGCCGTCGGGCGAGGTGTCGCCGCGCATCCGCCAGCTCACGCTGCTTTTGGCGGCTGAAATGATGGCGAATCCGGATGCGGTGCGGACCCACGAGCAGACGCTGTCCGATTTGATGATCGCCGTGATCGAGCGCTTCACGCCCTGGCGCAGCTTTCCGACCTCGATCCGCGGCATGAGCGCGGTGAGCTGCGACTGGCGCATCCGCCGCGCGATGGACGCGATGCGCACTCAGGATTCCTATGGCAGCGTCGACCAGTTCGTGAAGGGTGCCGGCCTGTCGCGTGCGCAGTTCTTCCGCCTATTCGAGACCTCGCTCGGCGTCTCGCCAAAGATCTATCTCAATGTCGTCCGCATGGAGCGTGCGCTCGATGCTGTCATGCGCGAGGACACCCCGTTCGGCGAGCTCAGTGAGCGTTTTGGTTTTCCGGAGCCGGCGCATTTCACGCGCTTCTTCCGCGATCATGCCGGTGTCAGCCCGCGCGAGTTTCGCAACGTCTCGCGTCTTGCGGGTTGA
- a CDS encoding xanthine dehydrogenase family protein molybdopterin-binding subunit: MLQAVKSANQERGDEPWVGRSIERIEDAALLSGRGRFIDDLGVQPGTLHATILRSPHAHADILSIDTEAAKRLPGVAAVLTGNDVKAVTTSLVVGVKAPVECWPIAMDRVRYVGEPVAVIVATDRARAEDAAELINVEYRPRGAVIDPLGAIAPGAPVLHDGFPGNLASERAFRYGDPEEAFAEAPHRFSIDIKYPRNSCTPIETYGVVASHDAGEDAYEVLANFQGPFSIHTVIARALKVPGNRLRLRTPPDSGGSFGVKQGVFPYIVLIAAAARVTGRPVKWIEDRLEHLTASVSATNRATTLAAAVAADGKILALDWDQVEDCGAHLRAPEPATLYRMHGNLTGAYDIHHVKIRNRVVVTNKTPTGLNRGFGGPQVYFALERLVQRIAIGLGLDPLDVIKRNLIDAGAFPYRTATGALLDSGNYQEAIVRAVEHGRLAELKAKRDEARAQGRLYGIGFTAVVEPSVSNMGYITTVLTAAERRKAGPKNGAQATATVGLDPVGSVTVHVASVPQGQGHRTVLSQVVADVFGLQPKDIRVNTEIDTAKDAWSIASGNYASRFAAAVAGTAKIAAERVAGRLARIAASQLNVEAADIVFAKGFVASRNNPENRIAFSRVAALSHWSPGSLPDDAGQTIRETVFWTPPELTPPDEDDRINSSLCHGFIFDFCGVEIDRVTLETRIDRYVTMHDCGTILHPGMVNGQIRGGFTQALGAALYEEYAYAEDGSFLTGTLADYLLPTTTEVPEPEIFHMETPSPFTPLGAKGVGEGNCMSTPVCIANAVADALGVADITLPLVPARLAELVRGDEPPPPAGGATAPPAREGDRRLRGEGQASVKGAPEQVWAMLLDPATLQSVIPGCQRVDKVTDTHFRADVTLGIGPVTGRYRADVELFDLDPPHAVTLRGGATGALGFGHAEGRITLAPDGNGGTKLTYSYDAAIGGKVASIGGRLLDGATRVIIGQFFTALARKAGGGGAEGGGFSLFALLAKIASLFGGRR; the protein is encoded by the coding sequence ATGCTGCAGGCGGTCAAATCCGCAAATCAGGAACGTGGCGATGAGCCGTGGGTCGGGCGCTCGATCGAACGCATCGAGGACGCCGCGCTGCTCTCTGGCCGTGGCCGCTTCATCGACGATCTCGGCGTTCAGCCCGGCACGCTGCACGCAACCATCCTGCGCTCGCCGCATGCGCATGCCGATATTCTCTCCATCGATACTGAAGCTGCAAAGCGTCTGCCGGGCGTTGCGGCGGTTCTGACCGGCAACGACGTCAAGGCCGTCACGACCAGTCTCGTTGTCGGCGTGAAGGCGCCGGTCGAGTGCTGGCCGATCGCGATGGACCGCGTGCGCTATGTCGGCGAGCCGGTCGCTGTGATCGTCGCAACCGACCGCGCGCGGGCCGAGGATGCGGCCGAACTCATCAACGTCGAATACCGCCCGCGTGGTGCCGTCATCGATCCGCTCGGCGCGATCGCGCCGGGTGCGCCCGTGCTGCATGACGGCTTCCCCGGCAATCTCGCCAGCGAGCGAGCGTTTCGCTACGGCGATCCTGAAGAAGCCTTTGCGGAAGCGCCGCATCGCTTCTCCATCGATATCAAGTATCCCCGCAACTCCTGCACGCCGATCGAGACCTATGGCGTCGTTGCCTCGCACGATGCCGGTGAGGATGCGTACGAAGTGCTCGCCAATTTCCAGGGCCCGTTCAGCATTCACACCGTGATTGCGCGTGCGCTCAAGGTGCCGGGCAACCGGCTGCGGCTGCGCACGCCGCCGGATTCCGGCGGCAGCTTTGGCGTCAAGCAGGGCGTATTTCCCTACATCGTGCTGATTGCGGCGGCCGCACGCGTTACGGGCCGGCCGGTGAAGTGGATTGAGGACCGGCTCGAGCATCTCACCGCGTCGGTGTCGGCGACCAATCGCGCGACGACACTGGCAGCGGCGGTCGCCGCCGACGGCAAGATTCTCGCGCTCGACTGGGACCAGGTCGAGGATTGCGGCGCTCACTTACGCGCGCCCGAGCCGGCGACGCTTTATCGCATGCATGGCAATCTGACCGGCGCCTACGACATCCACCATGTCAAGATCCGCAACCGCGTCGTCGTCACCAACAAGACGCCGACCGGCCTCAATCGCGGCTTTGGCGGCCCGCAGGTCTATTTCGCGCTGGAGCGATTGGTTCAGAGGATCGCGATCGGCCTCGGTCTCGATCCGCTCGATGTGATCAAGCGCAACCTGATCGACGCGGGCGCTTTCCCTTATCGCACTGCGACCGGCGCGTTGCTCGATTCCGGCAACTACCAGGAAGCCATTGTGCGCGCGGTCGAGCACGGCAGGCTCGCGGAGCTGAAGGCAAAGCGCGACGAAGCCCGCGCGCAGGGGCGGCTCTACGGCATCGGCTTCACCGCGGTAGTCGAGCCCAGCGTCTCCAACATGGGCTATATCACCACCGTGCTGACGGCGGCCGAGCGCCGCAAGGCCGGGCCGAAGAACGGCGCGCAGGCGACCGCAACGGTCGGGCTCGATCCGGTCGGCAGCGTCACGGTTCATGTCGCTTCGGTGCCGCAGGGGCAGGGTCATCGCACCGTGCTGTCGCAGGTCGTCGCCGACGTCTTCGGCCTCCAGCCAAAAGACATCCGCGTCAACACCGAGATCGACACGGCCAAGGACGCCTGGTCGATCGCATCCGGTAACTACGCCAGCCGCTTCGCCGCGGCGGTGGCCGGCACGGCGAAGATCGCAGCCGAGCGCGTCGCCGGCCGTCTTGCCCGCATCGCAGCCAGCCAGTTGAACGTCGAGGCCGCGGATATCGTCTTCGCAAAGGGTTTTGTTGCGTCAAGGAACAATCCTGAGAACCGCATTGCGTTCTCGCGTGTCGCCGCGCTCAGCCATTGGTCGCCGGGCTCGCTGCCTGACGATGCCGGCCAGACCATTCGCGAGACCGTGTTCTGGACCCCGCCGGAGCTGACGCCGCCCGATGAGGACGACCGCATCAACTCTTCGCTCTGCCACGGCTTCATCTTCGACTTCTGCGGCGTCGAGATCGACCGCGTCACGCTGGAGACGCGGATCGACCGCTACGTCACCATGCACGATTGCGGTACCATCCTGCATCCCGGCATGGTCAACGGCCAGATCCGCGGCGGCTTCACCCAGGCGCTCGGGGCCGCCCTCTACGAGGAATACGCCTACGCCGAGGACGGCAGCTTTCTGACGGGCACGCTGGCCGACTACCTGCTGCCGACCACGACAGAGGTGCCGGAGCCCGAGATCTTCCACATGGAGACGCCGTCGCCGTTCACGCCGCTCGGCGCAAAGGGCGTGGGCGAAGGCAATTGCATGTCGACGCCGGTGTGCATCGCCAATGCGGTTGCGGATGCGCTCGGCGTTGCCGATATCACCTTGCCGCTGGTGCCCGCGCGGCTTGCGGAGCTCGTGCGCGGCGACGAGCCTCCGCCTCCCGCAGGTGGGGCGACGGCCCCGCCTGCGCGCGAAGGCGATCGGCGGCTGCGCGGCGAGGGGCAGGCCTCGGTGAAGGGCGCGCCGGAGCAGGTCTGGGCGATGCTGCTCGATCCCGCCACGCTGCAATCGGTCATTCCCGGCTGCCAGCGCGTCGACAAGGTCACCGACACGCATTTCCGCGCTGACGTCACGCTCGGCATTGGCCCCGTCACCGGACGGTATCGCGCCGACGTCGAGCTGTTCGACCTCGATCCGCCGCATGCCGTCACCTTGCGCGGCGGCGCCACCGGCGCGCTTGGCTTCGGCCATGCCGAGGGACGGATCACGCTTGCGCCCGACGGCAATGGCGGAACCAAGCTCACCTACAGCTATGACGCTGCCATCGGCGGCAAGGTCGCGAGCATTGGTGGTCGGCTGCTGGATGGCGCGACGCGCGTGATCATCGGCCAGTTCTTCACCGCGCTCGCCCGCAAGGCTGGCGGTGGCGGTGCAGAGGGCGGCGGCTTCTCGCTGTTCGCGCTACTGGCGAAAATCGCCAGCCTGTTCGGGGGGCGCCGATGA
- a CDS encoding FAD binding domain-containing protein encodes MKPPAFDYLRAENVGDVVEGLAQQGGDARVLAGGQSLMAMLNMRLAKPKLLIDIMRIRELRQIERKGDAVMIGAGVRQADLLAWPDLADALPLVALALPWVGHMQTRSRGTICGSLAHADPSAEMPLAMVALGGEVLLRSAKRRRRVAAKDFFAGMMLTARSDDELIEGISLPVVKGARVAFREVARRHGDFAIVACAAMKTSTGVRLAVGGVADVPTARDWPRLEGSALDDALNAFAYELGARDDVHATARYRRDLVRMIGRDLIGEVLQ; translated from the coding sequence ATGAAGCCGCCCGCATTCGATTATCTCCGTGCCGAGAACGTTGGCGATGTCGTTGAAGGCCTCGCACAGCAAGGTGGTGATGCCCGCGTGCTCGCCGGTGGGCAATCGCTGATGGCGATGCTCAACATGCGCCTCGCCAAGCCTAAGCTGCTGATCGATATCATGCGGATCAGGGAGCTCCGCCAGATCGAGCGGAAGGGCGATGCCGTCATGATCGGCGCGGGCGTTCGCCAGGCCGATCTCCTGGCCTGGCCCGATCTTGCCGACGCGTTGCCGCTGGTGGCGCTGGCGCTGCCTTGGGTCGGGCACATGCAGACCCGCAGCCGCGGCACCATCTGCGGCTCGCTCGCGCATGCCGATCCCAGCGCCGAGATGCCGCTGGCAATGGTCGCGCTTGGCGGCGAGGTGCTGTTGCGCAGCGCCAAGCGACGCCGCCGGGTCGCTGCAAAGGACTTCTTTGCCGGCATGATGCTGACCGCGCGCAGCGACGACGAGCTGATCGAGGGCATCTCGCTGCCGGTCGTCAAGGGAGCGCGCGTCGCCTTCCGCGAGGTCGCGCGCCGGCACGGCGATTTCGCCATCGTCGCCTGCGCCGCGATGAAGACGTCCACCGGCGTTCGCCTCGCCGTCGGCGGGGTCGCTGATGTGCCGACCGCGCGCGACTGGCCGCGGCTGGAGGGCAGCGCGCTCGACGATGCGCTCAATGCCTTCGCCTACGAGCTTGGCGCCCGCGACGACGTCCACGCCACCGCGCGCTACCGCCGCGACCTCGTGCGCATGATCGGCCGCGATTTGATCGGCGAGGTGCTGCAATGA
- a CDS encoding (2Fe-2S)-binding protein, translated as MTRLKADQRHSIRLTLNGRPVEAEAEPRMLLSDFLRHQLGATGTHVGCEHGVCGACTVVVDGMLTRSCLTLAAQVYGCELKTVEGLAPSADRLGVLQQAFRRNHALQCGFCTAGILMSLDHYLAKNPAPTEAEIRDLLSGHICRCTGYTPIIQAALEAAAQLASSNKETSDA; from the coding sequence ATGACGCGTCTCAAGGCAGATCAGCGCCATTCCATTCGCCTCACGCTGAATGGCAGACCCGTCGAGGCGGAAGCCGAGCCGCGCATGCTGCTCTCCGATTTCCTGCGCCACCAACTGGGTGCGACCGGGACGCATGTCGGCTGCGAACACGGCGTCTGCGGCGCCTGCACTGTCGTCGTCGACGGCATGCTGACGCGGTCTTGCCTGACGCTGGCCGCGCAGGTCTATGGCTGCGAGCTCAAAACGGTCGAAGGGCTTGCGCCGTCGGCCGACCGGCTCGGCGTGCTGCAACAGGCGTTCCGCCGCAACCACGCGCTCCAGTGCGGCTTCTGCACCGCCGGCATCCTGATGTCGCTCGACCATTATCTGGCCAAGAACCCGGCGCCGACGGAGGCGGAGATCCGCGATCTCCTCAGCGGGCATATCTGCCGCTGCACCGGCTACACCCCGATCATCCAGGCGGCGTTGGAAGCCGCCGCCCAGCTTGCTTCATCCAACAAAGAGACGTCCGATGCTTGA
- a CDS encoding AMP-binding protein, which yields MLDLASSFMASAARDPNSIALVDGDLRLTYRQWYDKISALVASFDRLGLKPGDHVVTLLQNRWEAATLHWACQFAGLVITPINWRAKADELDYCIENAEACAAFYQDISAEAVQGSALAGKLLRVSVDPGTGDATSFADLIKDRAPDAEPRVGADAWSIMLYTSGTTSRPKGVPRRHRAERAAAIAHVAQNLYGRGERTLGVMPLYHTMGVRSLLAMSLIGGSFICLPRYDSRQALALIEQEAITNLYLVPTLYHDLVHHEAFARTDVSSVRKLGFAGASMTDGLLKKLNEAFRPELFVNHYGSSEIYTFTIDQDAAAKPGSAGKAGLNQHVKVVRIGAKSVADLAAVGEEGEIIATLRGDEAFEGYWRRPEADAKSLREGWYFTGDTGFVDPDGDLFVTGRVDDMIITGGENVSPVEIESCLSLHPAVDEVAVVGVADEKWGKVVAAFVKRNRAVSEVELEQFCRTSGLANFKRPRRYVFVDAIPKSPVGKLLRRLLVAGEYEAERLPPSDAA from the coding sequence ATGCTTGATCTCGCCAGCAGCTTCATGGCCAGCGCCGCGCGCGATCCCAATTCCATTGCATTGGTCGACGGCGATCTCCGCCTGACCTATCGACAATGGTACGACAAGATCTCCGCGCTGGTGGCCTCGTTCGACCGCCTCGGCCTCAAGCCCGGCGATCACGTCGTCACGCTGCTGCAGAACCGCTGGGAAGCGGCGACGCTGCACTGGGCCTGCCAGTTCGCAGGCCTCGTCATCACGCCGATCAACTGGCGCGCCAAGGCCGACGAGCTCGATTACTGCATCGAGAACGCCGAAGCCTGCGCTGCCTTCTATCAGGATATCTCTGCCGAAGCCGTCCAGGGCTCGGCGCTGGCAGGCAAGCTGCTACGCGTGTCGGTCGATCCCGGCACGGGCGATGCGACGAGCTTTGCTGATCTGATCAAGGACCGCGCACCCGACGCCGAGCCGCGCGTCGGTGCCGATGCGTGGTCGATCATGCTCTATACGTCAGGCACGACGTCGCGGCCGAAGGGCGTGCCGCGGCGGCATCGTGCCGAGCGGGCGGCGGCGATCGCGCATGTCGCGCAAAATCTCTACGGCCGCGGCGAGCGCACGCTCGGCGTAATGCCGCTCTATCACACCATGGGCGTTCGCTCGCTGCTGGCGATGTCGCTGATCGGCGGCAGCTTCATCTGCCTGCCGCGCTATGACAGCCGCCAGGCGCTGGCGCTGATCGAGCAGGAAGCGATCACCAATCTCTATCTGGTGCCGACGCTCTATCACGACCTCGTCCATCACGAGGCGTTTGCCAGGACCGACGTCTCCAGCGTGCGCAAGCTCGGTTTTGCCGGCGCGTCGATGACCGATGGATTGCTCAAGAAGCTGAACGAGGCATTCAGGCCGGAATTGTTCGTCAATCACTACGGCAGCTCCGAGATCTACACCTTTACGATCGATCAGGATGCAGCGGCAAAGCCCGGCTCGGCCGGCAAGGCCGGGCTGAACCAGCACGTCAAGGTCGTGCGTATCGGTGCGAAGTCGGTCGCAGATCTCGCGGCAGTCGGCGAGGAGGGCGAGATCATCGCGACGCTCAGAGGCGACGAGGCCTTCGAGGGCTATTGGCGGCGTCCCGAGGCGGACGCCAAGTCGCTGCGTGAGGGCTGGTACTTTACCGGCGACACCGGCTTCGTCGATCCCGATGGTGACCTGTTCGTCACCGGGCGCGTCGACGACATGATCATCACCGGCGGCGAGAACGTCTCGCCGGTCGAGATCGAGAGCTGCCTGTCCCTGCATCCCGCCGTCGACGAGGTCGCGGTCGTCGGCGTCGCCGACGAGAAATGGGGCAAGGTCGTCGCCGCCTTCGTCAAGCGCAATCGCGCCGTCTCGGAAGTCGAGCTGGAGCAGTTCTGCCGCACCTCGGGCCTTGCCAATTTCAAGCGGCCGCGCCGCTACGTCTTCGTCGACGCGATCCCGAAATCGCCGGTCGGCAAGCTGCTGCGGCGACTGCTGGTCGCCGGAGAATACGAGGCCGAGCGCCTGCCGCCATCGGACGCCGCCTGA